The following proteins are co-located in the Acidimicrobiales bacterium genome:
- the orn gene encoding oligoribonuclease has translation MLAWMDLEMTGLDATKDHIVEIATIVTDDDLNVIAEGPDLVIHQPDEVLATMGDFVRDMHQRSGLLAAIRESTVDLTTAGDATMSFLREHISEERSVPLCGNSIGTDRRFLTAWLPEIEEFLHYRSVDVSTIKELGRRWYPEAMSGAPRKATGHRALDDIRESIEELRYYRSTIFQPADDPAPEAAQTP, from the coding sequence GTGCTGGCCTGGATGGACCTCGAGATGACGGGCCTCGACGCCACGAAGGACCACATCGTCGAGATCGCCACGATCGTGACCGACGACGATCTGAACGTGATCGCCGAGGGGCCCGACCTCGTGATCCACCAACCCGACGAGGTTCTCGCCACCATGGGCGACTTCGTCCGGGACATGCACCAGCGCAGTGGCCTGCTGGCGGCGATCCGCGAATCGACCGTCGATCTCACGACCGCCGGCGACGCCACCATGTCGTTCCTGCGTGAGCACATCAGCGAGGAGCGCTCGGTGCCGCTGTGCGGTAACTCGATCGGAACCGACCGACGTTTCCTCACCGCGTGGCTGCCCGAGATCGAGGAGTTCCTCCACTACCGCTCGGTCGACGTCTCGACCATCAAGGAACTCGGCCGCCGCTGGTATCCCGAAGCGATGTCGGGCGCCCCGCGCAAGGCCACCGGCCACCGCGCCCTCGACGACATCCGCGAGAGCATCGAGGAACTCCGGTACTACCGCTCGACGATCTTCCAGCCGGCAGACGACCCCGCGCCCGAAGCGGCGCAGACGCCGTGA
- the dut gene encoding dUTP diphosphatase: MSEIPITRLDPDLPLPGYAKPGDAGVDLRSTADVVLSAGGGRSLVPTGVAIAIPEGYAGFVQPRSGLALKHGVTCLNTPGLIDSGYRGELKVLLVNTDPTADFTVTRGERIAQLVIQAVEHARFVEVDELPDSERGADGFGSSGKH, translated from the coding sequence ATGTCCGAGATCCCCATCACCCGCCTCGACCCGGATCTACCACTCCCCGGCTACGCGAAGCCCGGCGACGCGGGCGTCGACCTGCGCTCCACAGCGGACGTGGTTCTGAGCGCCGGCGGCGGCCGATCGCTCGTGCCCACCGGCGTCGCGATCGCGATTCCGGAGGGGTACGCCGGCTTCGTGCAGCCCCGCAGCGGCCTCGCCCTGAAGCACGGGGTCACCTGCCTGAACACCCCCGGCCTCATCGACAGCGGCTATCGCGGTGAGCTGAAGGTTCTGCTGGTCAACACCGACCCGACAGCGGACTTCACGGTCACGCGGGGCGAACGCATCGCGCAACTGGTGATCCAGGCCGTCGAGCACGCCCGGTTCGTCGAGGTGGACGAGCTACCTGACTCGGAACGGGGCGCAGACGGATTCGGATCGAGCGGAAAGCACTGA